GCCTCCGAGGTGAAAATGTCGAGCTCCCGAGATGCCACTTGAACAAAGACCAAGGTCTGGAAAGGTTTCTCGAACTAGTCTTTCTGATACCCACGTTAGTAACCCGAGGATGGTGAGTGGTAATGAGTAGTAAAAAACAATCTCCCTATTAATTGTGCTAAATGTGAGTTTTTGTATCTGGCGGTAGAGGGGCAGAATATTTTGTGGGGGAGGCAAATCTTGATCGCCTCTAACAGCCTACCTTTGTCCTTTTGTTCATGTAGGCGTCAAGGGAGGAGGCAGCCCGCATGCCTGCTTTGGACTCACGTCTATGTGAGCAGACGAAGGAGAGGCAAGTTTTGTTTATGCGGTTGACACGATTGCCACACATGCGGGCATGTGTTAGATGATCATTGGCCTCAATATTCGCCCCTATCAATATGCATCTCAATGATAAATGACACTTTAGATTTACTCAATATTCAATATGCGAAGGCTTTTTTGCTAGTGGAGGCAACTCTTGATTGCCTCTAATAGCCTTTCCTTTTAGTACTCGTTGAGGGTCATAACAAGAAGACTTGGTTGCACCAATCACGTTCTAAAATTTAAACCAGTGATAGTAATCCTTTTTCTTTATATGGCTGCTAATGCCGTTTGAGTTGAGGTTGTTTTGTGACTGATTTTAGCTAAAAAATATCTATCAGCATCTGGTTGGCTGATGTGGCTGATGACCGATGTAACTGCAGAGAGTCATTTGCTTGTGTCCCTTGTATTTAAATCTTTCATTTCTATTGATCGGTATTATGTTTGCGTTTAATTTATTTTCTGGGCGAGTCTTATCAGCGTCTCAGATTGCAGGTTTAATATGCTATTCCTGCTCATTCCATATATCTGATGTGGGGTGAGAGCAAGAAAAGGTTCAGTAAAACATCATTATTAAGCATTGATATTTGATGTAGTAGCTGGCATTTTCTGTATATATTTctgaatttgatttctttttctgTTTCCCTATAAAGATTGTTATATGGCAGTGAAGATGTTTACATTGGTGCATGGTATCCTGTCTATTAtgctcatttttttttcttatttcacgTTAATAGCATGAATCAGTTTTTGAGATCTAATCAAACCTTAGTAGCTGCGTTTTGGGGACTCTTCATATCTTACAATCCAATCCGATGATGCGAGAACTGATGTATAAGTTATAACTATTATTGCTCCCTCACAGAGGTTACAGTAATTGTCATGCTGGATTCTTGCCCTGGTGTGAGCTTCAGTAATAGGTTAACGATCTGTATCGGTATGCAGGGGTTCCACGGTGATGAGGTAGTTAAATGTTTGCTTTGTCGCATCAACATATGTTTTATTATGCAAGTGAGTGACCAACAGGTGGACGATGCATGGATTGGAATTGTCTTGTTCGAGAACCCCATTGTGTTATGTCATTTGAGGGGGGTTCAAGGGATTAAAATGGTCGACATTTTTCATTACATATCGTGCTTGTCTTGGAACTTTCAAAAATAGCTTTCTATTTTGTGTGTGAGGGAGTGATGTCGTGTTCAAACGGGTTGAATAGAATTGAAACATTATTTTGGTTCGATATGGTGTAGTGTAGTTCGAACTGGAATTGATTCGGAATCATGTGATCGAATCGATTCAAAATTGATTAATTCGGTTTAGTTAACATTTGCACATTTACATGCAAATGTTAGCAATGATGCCGTTGTAGCAAAAATTAATTCGGGATTTTCAAGGTTGAGAGACTGTTAACATTTGCACCATCAACGTGGTCATCGTAGCATGCAAAAAACCAGACGAAATTGTGTTTGAAATAAGTCATATGTTTTGTTGTGGAAGCAAGCGACGAGCAAAGCAGGTTGCAGCGTCGTCGTGCCATCCGAGACCATATCCAGCCTTTTTGCCATTGAAGTGGTTCCAAGGGTTTTCGGCAATTATTGATCCATTTTCACATGCCGCAGTGACTACAGTAAGTGGTGCAAACGATTACCTATCTCGACATAGCTACATCATGTGAGCAAGCAATCTCTATCACGTCCAAAAATTGCTAGTTTCTGAGTTGTTTTCTCGTGCTGCGACGAGCACAGTCAGCAATTAGCCTTGCGTTAAGATCGATTCAGACCAACTCTCCCGATTCGATTCGGGATAATCCACCATCTCGGGATGGAACTAACTTATCGAGAAAGATTAAACGTCTATATGTAATTTAATTTTCACTCCTTTTTATTTGGCAGCGCTTCTCAAATCTTCTGCcgcattaatatatatatctgGTCAACCAACAAGATAAATAAACCATGGCTGTCACAAACGGGGGGTAATCAATCAAGTCAATATATCCGACACACCCACAGACACAACACAAACCAGTCTCGAACTTCTACTGCCTGCTGATCTCGAACAATTTCTTCTCACCTCAACCAAATCCGGGTGTTGTTGCGCTACAGAACACCCCCCAACCCATTCGCTTtcccttcgtcttcttcctcacGTACTACCACGACGTCATGTCTCTGCGCCATCACCTCCCTCGCCTTTCGTCCGTGGCCGGCGAGATGCTCGATCTGGAGAAGCACTTCGCCTTCTACGGAGCGTATCACAGCAACCCGACCAACGTCCTCATCCACACTCTCTTCGTCTGGCCAATCTTCTAcacctccctcctcctcttccacttCACCCCGCCGCTCCTCGACCTGCCCTCCTGGCTCGGCGGCGGCGTCCTGGCCGTCGACCTCGGCCTCGCCTTTGCGGTGGCCTTCGGGCTGTTTTATGTGCTCATGGATCGGAGAGCCGGATCCTTGGCCGCGATCCTCTGCGTCCTCTGCTGGGCCGGCAGCGGTTGCCTTGCGAGTCGCCTTGGCTTCTCTCTTGCTTGGAAGGTGATGTTGGTGCAGCTCATCCACTGCTATCTCCTTCTCTTCTACCTGAAGTACATCTGCTGCACTGTCTTTTGTGCTTCTTAATCATCTTCTGTGGAGACTACTCAGATCTTCTTCCCAGTGACCTTTGAATTGCAAATTACAATCCAAAACAAAAGGCATACTGATGTCACCTCCCACGGAGCTGAAATCTGCATCATAAACATACTATGTTCAGCTCCTTATGAGATCTCACAGTTATGGAAGCTTCACCAGCCTATAAACTTTCGATGAACCTAATGATCTTGTTTCCTCCTCTGTTAGAGTACCAGCAGAAATATGGAATCAATGTCAATTCAGATATTTAGGATCAGAGTTTTGTTTCCAACTTTCTCCTGGTGCTGGCTCTCATAAGAACTACATGTTTTCCCTCTTCAAAGTACACAAGTCTTTGTCCTTAAACAAGCTTGGAAATTGTTTCTTCATACAATAGGAAGAGGAAATTGTTATAGCAGATTCTATAGATGGTTTGCATGGATACCTGACATTTTTTTCTGATAGAGACCAATGTTCTAATGTTTCTGACACTCTAAAAGTTGGCAATCAGGCAAATTTTGGTTTTCATGATTTGACGATCTTCCTTTGTTGCTTATTATGCCATATAGTGCTTTTTATCTGCTCATGTCCCAGTCCAAACATCTATAACTCTAACCGTACATATTAATTTGTAGTCACTGCATCAGCATTTCCTCTCAAAGGGAAGACAGAAAATCTCTATTCACAATGTTAAATATTACCATCAGTCATACTCAAGTAGCCTTTTTGGATGTGTATTGCTAGCAGTATCATTCACATGTCTTGACATAGTTGTTTCTATAAAATTACGAGTACCACACCTTCTTTTCATGAGATATCCTCGatctaaatatataaaaataagtaAAAATGGCATACTACCAAATAAAACAAATCAATCAATAACtggaaaagaaacaaaaacaaaactctgTTAGATGCATGACAAAAAAAGTTGTCTTTCTTGGTTGGTGCACCAATAAAAATAAATGTTATCTATAAGAGATGAAATGTTGTAACAGCAACATCAATTATAATAAGAAAAACGCAATATACAAAACCTCCAATGTGTATTTCTTTTGGCTGCATTATGCAAGAGTTTCACTGTTTCTTTGCTTTCTACAGTTTGTTCTGAAACAAATTCTTTGTACAAACATTTATGACTTAATTATAGGAGAAAGATACAAAACCCCTAAAATCTCGGTGTTATCTCTTTATTTAATTTAACACATACGCTAGGAGTAGTTTACTCACCATGACACATTGCAGTAACCTAAATGTCATGAATAGGTACTTCATTCAAATTATAGCAGGTTAAAATTAACCAGGAGCATAATAAATTACAAAGCAATCTTCAGCATTTTATTGTaaatatataaagagaaatatGCACCTCAGTATTAGATTTTAGTGTGCAAGGATGATTTTACTCCGCACGAACAAAAACtataagaaatattgattttGCTGC
The window above is part of the Musa acuminata AAA Group cultivar baxijiao chromosome BXJ2-6, Cavendish_Baxijiao_AAA, whole genome shotgun sequence genome. Proteins encoded here:
- the LOC135614657 gene encoding 2-hydroxy-palmitic acid dioxygenase MPO1-like isoform X1; the protein is MSLRHHLPRLSSVAGEMLDLEKHFAFYGAYHSNPTNVLIHTLFVWPIFYTSLLLFHFTPPLLDLPSWLGGGVLAVDLGLAFAVAFGLFYVLMDRRAGSLAAILCVLCWAGSGCLASRLGFSLAWKVVLVAQLFFWTGQFLGHGLFEKRAPALLDNLVQALLTAPFFVLLEVMKNLCGYEPYPGFHAGVNAKIEGARKEWQTSKEKKTS
- the LOC135614657 gene encoding 2-hydroxy-palmitic acid dioxygenase MPO1-like isoform X2, giving the protein MSLRHHLPRLSSVAGEMLDLEKHFAFYGAYHSNPTNVLIHTLFVWPIFYTSLLLFHFTPPLLDLPSWLGGGVLAVDLGLAFAVAFGLFYVLMDRRAGSLAAILCVLCWAGSGCLASRLGFSLAWKVVLVAQLFFWTGQFLGHGLFEKRAPALLDNLVQALLTAPFFVLLEKCR